TAGCTCTGACCTCGAGATAGGGAGTAGAGGAAGGTTTCAGATGTAATCCAAGGAATGCTCCGAAGCAGTTATCAATGAAGGCTCCTGCACCGCGTGTTGGACAATTGAGCTGAAGGTTTGTTCCGTCCGCTTGACACCACAGTTAGAGGGGCAAGCTATTGTTCAGAAAGGTCGACTTACATCCTCCAATTCTGTACATCTACGTTCAAATCGAGCCGGACAGATCAGCTATGTATGACTTACTTGACGTGGGAGTCCCACATGCCCGTACCACCGTTGACTCCTGACGGTTGAGCAACGTTCCATTCCATAATGATGGCTCCAGGAGCTACATGAAAGAGAAGTTCAATGCTCGAACGTCTTCAATGGCGAACTTTGGTACCTGGTCCAATAGCTGTGAATATCATATCCGAAATCTCCACGATACCTTGACAATCTGGCTCCCCTACTCGAATAACAGGCTGTGGATTGTCTATGTCTTGGAATTTGAGGCCCCGACCAGCGATAGTGGTCCATGCTTCTCCGACGATGCGACTATCCGCCGGTATGGTTAGAGTAGACTTGACAATGTAAGTTCCAGCGTCAAAAAAGAAGATCTTGCATCCGGCAAACTAGAATGAAGACTGGTAAGTATAACTGATAACAAAGGCGGATCCTGGGTTCAATATACCTCGTCGAATATGGCTTGTAAAGCGGCGGTGTCATCCgttcttccatctcccataGCCCCGTGGTCCTTGACACTTATAATTTGAGAAAGCTAAGGACGACTTCAGTTAAAACACAGGGAACAGCTGAGAGACACCGACGGCGTAGGACTCGTATTGAGGACGAGTTTTACCGAAAATATGTCCCGAGTCGTCGAGAAGAACGGAAGGCTTGTCAGGAGCAGGTATGGGCCCTTGAACGAATCTAggtgtgccgtcggcgccaGAGTAGACGTTGCCTTGACCCCAAGACTCTATAGTAGTCGTGCCTCCCGGTAATACCACCGAGCCGTTCAACACTCCCACCGCCGTTGGGACGTTATCGAGCTTGATGTTATTGAGAACAAGGGACCCTGAAAGGGAGCCGTTGCTGGGTTTTGAAGTCTGGATGAAGATGGGAGTGTTGATGACCGTAGCGTCAATGATTGCTTCTGCGCCGACGGACTAACAAAAGGATTAATGTTActgaatatggaaaagggCGTATACGGACCTGCGTTTCTGCCGTTGTACCGCCAGTCAAGATACTGAATCCGATCTAGCTTTCCATATAAGTGATCAATCATATATATAGAAGCGAAATACGCACTTGGCAATTGTTCATGGTGACGCGTTGGAAGGTCCATCCTAAGCCAGATTAAAGACAAAATGGAGGTAACAATGCTACTGACAATACTTACCCCAGTTCCACAAAGCCGAAACACCAGCCTGGACATTGTTGAATGTCGTGTTTCGTACAGTGAATCTACCATATAGTTGTCAGTACGCACCGccaccccatacgaaactcCACCTCACTGTTGATTGCCGCCATGTATTCCGAACTTTCCTGTGAAACCCATTGAATATAGGTTAAGGCGGGGAGATGATGGAATTTAAAAGACCTCCGTTGAAGACCAGATCTCCCATATAGCCTCCACTGCAGCGTTCGTTAGCAACCACTTTCTTACGCCGGAGCGCGCTTCCTACCTGCCGTTTTCCATCCAGATCCCTGTTGATCCAGGAGTAAGCGCTTCAAGTATAACAGTCAATCCTTCTAAACGCACCTCGATGAGCTGTATCATTGGCCGTAGACATATGGAAGACAATATTTGTTAGACTCGTGGCCTGGGATACCTGCCAATGAATCCCAGTGCCCGCCTCGTTTGTAGCGGGTACTCTGGGGGCCAAAACAGATTCAGTACGTGCCCTGAGTTGAAAAATGAAAGTACGGATTCTTACTGTCTGAGGTCTATTTCGAAGTTTCGCACGGAACGAAAGCTAAAGTCGTCGGAGGTTCAAGATCCAATAAACTCTGTATTGCTCGCATAGATACTCACAAGTTGTTTTGATTGACGAACCACTGCGCGCCATTCCCTCCAGGAATATAAGGGTCAGCATCTACCAAACGTAGATATCGTAAGCACAGGGTAAAAAAAGCTCGATGTCGCTCACCTATGACAGCGAGTCCGGTGAAGTTTTCGGATGCAACTAAGGTAGGCAGCTGCCTTGCATCTCCAACAAGTTGGGTATAGTAGTATGTATTCAAGGGGGTCGAGACAACATAATTTCTACCCGTATGTAATGAGACGGGCGTGTCGAACGCGAAGAAAACGAGGACGCACCCTTTTGGAAAGTATACAAGTGCCGGAGATACTCTGCGAAAATTTGTCAATAGATTGTCGTAGATGCGCTTTATCAGGACTTCACGTTGAGGAGTTACATATTTGAGCTCCGCCTGCGCATCGCCCTCCAAACGAAATAGCGTTGCTGTTGAAGTTGATGAGTGAGGGAGAACGGTAACCTCGCAGGGACCATGGCAGGCATACTTAATCGCGTCGGTATCATCTGTTATGCCGTCGCCTTTCGCACCGTAATCTTTGACGTTGCGAAAAACGGGGTAGTCACTCGCATTGGGATGATACACGGAGACTCCTTGATCCTTGATGGTCTCCAACCAAAATGGTTCTCCGGGAGCAGCGAGACCAGGACCTAAAGGGGCCGAGCAAGACGTCCCtagagcatttacagaataAACGCAGCTAAGTATAGTcccgaaagaaaaaagagatAGGATCATTGAAGGTTTTCAAGGATGGTAGAAGTTGGGTTGTAAAGGAATGTGTGGTAGGCTAAGGAATGGGAGAAGCTGTATAACTTTCCTCTCGCGCATTGAACTCGGTTTTAAATCTAATGTAAAATAAGTCCTGTCAAGCACCATGAGTAGAGTAGACGGGAAGATCGTGATGGTAAGGAATGCTGTACTACACATATGTATTAGGCCTGACAGTGATTGAATATCAATATTCAATGAATTTTCAGGGTTAGCTGAGAAGCATCGCGAATAAGCACACTCATCTCGTCATCATACATGAAAAGCGCCTCCACTGACCGAATTGTCGATACTACAAGCCAATTATCCTGCTTCCAGATAGGTTGAAGACTTGGTTCCTGTAAAACCCCTGCAGGCAGCGTTCAAGATGTCAGTGCGAGTCATCAGGGCAAGATGGAAGTTGACTGGTTGCTGCTCTGTGcaatattcctttcttgacAGG
This genomic window from Marasmius oreades isolate 03SP1 chromosome 8, whole genome shotgun sequence contains:
- a CDS encoding uncharacterized protein (CAZy:GH55), producing MIPTRLTTLFRLEGDAQAELKYVTPQREVLIKRIYDNLLTNFRRVSPALVYFPKGNYVVSTPLNTYYYTQLVGDARQLPTLVASENFTGLAVIDADPYIPGGNGAQWFVNQNNFFRSVRNFEIDLRQVPATNEAGTGIHWQVSQATSLTNIVFHMSTANDTAHRGIWMENGSGGYMGDLVFNGGKFGIHGGNQQFTVRNTTFNNVQAGVSALWNWGWTFQRVTMNNCQIGFSILTGGTTAETQSVGAEAIIDATVINTPIFIQTSKPSNGSLSGSLVLNNIKLDNVPTAVGVLNGSVVLPGGTTTIESWGQGNVYSGADGTPRFVQGPIPAPDKPSVLLDDSGHIFGKTRPQYESYALSQIISVKDHGAMGDGRTDDTAALQAIFDEFAGCKIFFFDAGTYIVKSTLTIPADSRIVGEAWTTIAGRGLKFQDIDNPQPVIRVGEPDCQGIVEISDMIFTAIGPAPGAIIMEWNVAQPSGVNGGTGMWDSHVKIGGSDGTNLQLNCPTRGAGAFIDNCFGAFLGLHLKPSSTPYLEGTWVWVADHNLDGDGSTQISIYGGRGILSESQGPAWMIGTGASSSYW
- a CDS encoding uncharacterized protein (CAZy:GH55) — translated: MILSLFSFGTILSCVYSVNALGTSCSAPLGPGLAAPGEPFWLETIKDQGVSVYHPNASDYPVFRNVKDYGAKGDGITDDTDAINNAISFGGRCAGGAQICNSSTVSPALVYFPKGNYVVSTPLNTYYYTQLVGDARQLPTLVASENFTGLAVIDADPYIPGGNGAQWFVNQNNFFRSVRNFEIDLRQVPATNEAGTGIHWQVSQATSLTNIVFHMSTANDTAHRGIWMENGSGGYMGDLVFNGGKFGIHGGNQQFTVRNTTFNNVQAGVSALWNWGWTFQRVTMNNCQIGFSILTGGTTAETQSVGAEAIIDATVINTPIFIQTSKPSNGSLSGSLVLNNIKLDNVPTAVGVLNGSVVLPGGTTTIESWGQGNVYSGADGTPRFVQGPIPAPDKPSVLLDDSGHIFGKTRPQYESYALSQIISVKDHGAMGDGRTDDTAALQAIFDEFAGCKIFFFDAGTYIVKSTLTIPADSRIVGEAWTTIAGRGLKFQDIDNPQPVIRVGEPDCQGIVEISDMIFTAIGPAPGAIIMEWNVAQPSGVNGGTGMWDSHVKIGGSDGTNLQLNCPTRGAGAFIDNCFGAFLGLHLKPSSTPYLEGTWVWVADHNLDGDGSTQISIYGGRGILSESQGPAWMIGTGASSSYW